The following coding sequences lie in one Methylosinus sp. PW1 genomic window:
- a CDS encoding type II toxin-antitoxin system HicB family antitoxin, with protein sequence MSHAIALIHEESGKFGISFPDFPGCVSVGDSIDEAIFKGGQALALHVEGMTADGEPLPHLRNVAQLRADPEVEEWFDHATIAAVEVELPSRAVRVNISIDENLLERVDRAARAAGQTRSSFLAEAAKRRLTEQST encoded by the coding sequence ATGAGTCATGCGATTGCGCTCATTCACGAGGAGAGCGGCAAATTTGGAATATCCTTTCCTGATTTTCCAGGCTGCGTCAGCGTCGGTGACTCCATCGATGAAGCGATCTTCAAAGGCGGCCAGGCGCTCGCACTTCATGTCGAGGGAATGACGGCCGATGGCGAGCCGCTGCCTCACTTGCGAAATGTCGCGCAATTGCGCGCCGATCCAGAAGTGGAGGAGTGGTTCGACCACGCGACCATCGCCGCTGTGGAGGTCGAGCTTCCGAGCCGCGCCGTGCGCGTGAACATCTCGATCGACGAGAACCTGCTCGAACGCGTCGATCGCGCGGCTCGCGCCGCTGGCCAGACGCGATCGTCATTTCTCGCCGAGGCCGCAAAGCGCCGGCTCACCGAGCAATCCACCTGA
- the rplA gene encoding 50S ribosomal protein L1 codes for MAHIGKRIAKARQAVERTKLYPVEEAIKLVRANATAKFDESIEIAMNLGVDPKHADQMVRGVVNLPNGTGRTLRVAVFARGPKADEAKAAGADIVGAEDLVTIVQGGTIEFDRCIATPELMPLVGRLGKVLGPRGLMPNPKVGTVTMDVAGAVKASKGGAVEFRVEKAGIVQGTVGKTSFEEGKLAENIRAFVDAVAKAKPAGSKGTYIQRVALSSTQGPGVKVDVATLGATQA; via the coding sequence ATGGCCCATATCGGAAAACGCATCGCCAAGGCGCGTCAGGCCGTCGAGCGCACCAAGCTCTACCCGGTCGAGGAAGCGATCAAGCTGGTTCGCGCCAACGCCACCGCCAAATTCGACGAGTCGATCGAGATCGCGATGAATCTCGGCGTCGACCCCAAGCATGCGGACCAGATGGTGCGCGGCGTCGTCAATCTGCCGAATGGCACCGGCCGCACGCTGCGCGTCGCCGTCTTCGCCCGCGGTCCCAAGGCCGATGAGGCCAAGGCCGCCGGCGCGGATATCGTCGGCGCCGAGGATCTCGTCACCATCGTCCAGGGCGGCACGATCGAGTTCGATCGCTGCATCGCCACCCCGGAGCTGATGCCGCTGGTCGGCCGCCTCGGCAAGGTGCTCGGCCCGCGCGGCCTGATGCCGAACCCCAAGGTCGGCACGGTGACGATGGACGTCGCCGGCGCGGTGAAGGCCTCCAAGGGCGGCGCCGTCGAGTTCCGCGTCGAGAAGGCCGGCATTGTGCAGGGCACGGTGGGCAAGACCTCCTTCGAGGAGGGCAAGCTCGCCGAGAACATCCGCGCCTTTGTGGATGCTGTGGCCAAGGCCAAGCCCGCCGGCTCCAAGGGCACCTATATCCAGCGCGTGGCGCTCAGCTCCACCCAGGGGCCTGGCGTCAAGGTGGATGTCGCGACGCTCGGCGCGACGCAGGCGTGA
- the rsmA gene encoding 16S rRNA (adenine(1518)-N(6)/adenine(1519)-N(6))-dimethyltransferase RsmA, whose protein sequence is MIDDLPPLREVVARHGLMASKALGQNFLFDLNLTARIARAAGPLECATVVEIGPGPGGLTRALLAEGAGRVIAVERDSRCIPALREIEARYPGRLVIVEGDALALDPAELARLHGLGGPARICANLPYNIATELLARWIEAEPWPSVFDRYVLMFQREVAERIVATPAQRADYGRLAVLCGWRTRARILFDLSPSAFTPPPKVTSSVVELIPNAAPLACDPRLLSQVTRAAFGQRRKMLRQSLKSLPKPGLDVAALLARAGIEETRRAEEIDIGGFVALAQALAVLS, encoded by the coding sequence ATGATCGACGATCTGCCGCCATTGCGCGAGGTGGTCGCGCGCCATGGCCTGATGGCCAGCAAGGCGCTCGGCCAGAATTTCCTCTTCGATCTCAATCTCACCGCCCGCATCGCCCGCGCCGCCGGGCCGCTCGAATGCGCGACCGTCGTCGAGATCGGGCCTGGGCCGGGCGGCCTCACCCGCGCGCTGCTCGCCGAGGGGGCGGGGCGCGTCATCGCGGTGGAGCGCGACTCGCGCTGCATTCCGGCGCTGCGCGAGATAGAGGCGCGCTATCCTGGGCGGCTAGTCATCGTCGAGGGCGACGCGCTGGCGCTCGATCCGGCGGAACTGGCGCGGCTGCATGGGCTCGGCGGACCGGCGCGCATCTGCGCGAATCTTCCCTATAATATCGCCACCGAGCTGCTGGCGCGCTGGATCGAGGCGGAGCCTTGGCCTTCGGTGTTCGACCGCTATGTGCTGATGTTCCAGCGCGAGGTCGCCGAGCGCATCGTCGCGACGCCGGCGCAGCGCGCCGATTATGGCCGTCTCGCCGTGCTCTGCGGCTGGCGCACACGCGCGCGCATTTTGTTCGACCTCTCGCCCTCGGCCTTCACGCCGCCGCCCAAGGTGACGTCCTCCGTGGTGGAGCTCATTCCCAACGCCGCCCCGCTCGCCTGCGATCCGAGGCTCCTGTCGCAGGTGACGCGCGCGGCCTTCGGCCAGAGGCGAAAAATGCTGCGCCAGAGCCTGAAGTCGCTGCCGAAGCCGGGCCTCGACGTCGCCGCTCTGCTGGCGCGGGCGGGCATAGAGGAGACGCGCCGCGCCGAGGAGATCGACATCGGCGGATTCGTCGCATTGGCGCAGGCTCTGGCTGTCCTATCTTGA
- the pdxA gene encoding 4-hydroxythreonine-4-phosphate dehydrogenase PdxA, with product MTTLPLALTQGDPSGIGPELTLKAYAARKTRALPPFFVLADPAQLARTAAALGLEIALREVAPEGAAAAFDAALPVAPLGLSVRGAPGAPEPADAAATILSIERSVELVAAGKARALVTNPIAKNVLYAAGFAHPGHTEFLAALAERRFGRPFRPVMMLYSEELAVVPATIHVALAEVPRLLTRELLVETGVIVAADLSSRFGLASPRLAFAGLNPHAGESGAMGREEIEVIAPAIAELRGRGIDATGPHPADTMFHAAARARYDAAICPTHDQALIPIKTLAFDRGVNVTLGLPFVRTSPDHGTAFDIAGKGVAEATSLIEAIRLADRMTAR from the coding sequence TTGACCACGCTTCCCCTAGCCCTCACCCAGGGCGACCCTTCCGGCATCGGCCCGGAGCTGACGCTGAAGGCCTATGCCGCGCGCAAGACGCGGGCTCTGCCGCCCTTCTTCGTGCTCGCCGATCCGGCGCAGCTCGCGCGGACGGCGGCGGCGCTCGGGCTCGAGATCGCGCTGCGCGAGGTCGCGCCGGAGGGGGCGGCGGCGGCTTTCGACGCGGCTCTGCCGGTCGCGCCGCTCGGCCTCTCGGTTCGTGGCGCTCCCGGCGCGCCCGAGCCTGCCGACGCCGCGGCGACGATCCTCTCGATAGAGCGCTCGGTCGAGCTGGTGGCGGCGGGGAAAGCGCGCGCGCTCGTCACCAATCCGATCGCCAAAAATGTGCTCTACGCCGCCGGCTTCGCGCATCCGGGCCATACGGAGTTTCTTGCCGCGCTGGCGGAGCGGCGGTTCGGCCGCCCCTTCCGCCCGGTGATGATGCTCTACTCGGAAGAGCTCGCCGTCGTTCCAGCGACCATCCATGTCGCGCTCGCCGAGGTTCCGCGCCTTCTCACCCGCGAGCTGCTGGTGGAGACGGGCGTGATCGTCGCCGCTGATCTTTCCTCCCGCTTCGGCCTCGCTTCGCCGCGCCTCGCTTTCGCCGGCCTCAACCCGCACGCCGGCGAGAGCGGCGCCATGGGCCGTGAGGAGATCGAGGTGATCGCCCCCGCCATCGCCGAGCTGCGCGGGCGGGGGATAGACGCCACCGGCCCGCATCCCGCCGATACGATGTTCCACGCCGCCGCCCGCGCGCGCTATGACGCCGCCATCTGCCCGACGCATGACCAGGCGCTGATCCCCATAAAGACGCTGGCCTTCGATCGCGGCGTCAATGTCACTCTGGGCCTGCCCTTTGTGCGCACATCGCCGGACCATGGCACGGCTTTCGACATCGCCGGCAAGGGCGTCGCCGAGGCGACGAGCCTCATAGAGGCGATCCGCCTCGCCGACCGAATGACGGCGCGATGA
- a CDS encoding peroxiredoxin, which translates to MRKLAIFTALSVALAAVPASAALKSGASAPDFSAQAAIGGKDFVFSLAEALKKGPVVLYFYPKSFTRGCTIEAHEFAENYDNFAAAGASLIGVSADTIETQRDFSTKECRDKFPVAADANFSVINAYDAKRDRPTQNGDTVSDRISYVVTPDGKIGLTFVSSDPIKHVSETLQFVRQWQESHKAGKI; encoded by the coding sequence ATGCGTAAGCTCGCGATTTTCACAGCTCTTTCGGTCGCTCTCGCGGCTGTCCCGGCCTCCGCTGCGTTGAAATCGGGCGCGTCGGCGCCCGATTTCAGCGCCCAGGCCGCCATAGGCGGAAAGGACTTCGTCTTCTCTCTCGCCGAGGCGCTGAAGAAAGGCCCCGTGGTCCTCTACTTCTACCCCAAATCCTTCACCCGCGGCTGCACGATCGAGGCGCATGAGTTCGCCGAGAATTACGACAATTTCGCCGCGGCCGGCGCTTCGCTGATCGGCGTCTCCGCCGATACGATTGAGACGCAGCGCGATTTCTCCACCAAGGAATGCCGCGACAAGTTCCCCGTCGCGGCGGACGCGAATTTTTCCGTCATCAACGCCTATGACGCAAAGCGCGACCGCCCGACACAGAATGGCGACACGGTTTCCGACCGCATCTCCTATGTCGTGACGCCGGACGGCAAAATCGGCTTGACCTTCGTCAGCTCGGACCCGATCAAGCATGTCTCGGAGACGCTCCAATTCGTGCGGCAATGGCAAGAGAGCCATAAAGCCGGCAAGATTTGA
- the rplL gene encoding 50S ribosomal protein L7/L12, giving the protein MANLEKIVEDLSSLTVLEAAELAKLLEEKWGVSAAAAVAVAAAPGAAAAAAPVEEKTEFNVILAAAGDKKIEVIKEVRAITGLGLKEAKDLVEGAPKPVKEGASKDEAEKIKAALEKVGAKVELK; this is encoded by the coding sequence ATGGCTAATCTCGAAAAGATCGTCGAAGACCTGTCGAGCCTGACCGTGCTCGAGGCCGCCGAGCTGGCGAAGCTCCTCGAGGAGAAGTGGGGCGTCTCGGCCGCTGCGGCCGTCGCCGTCGCCGCCGCTCCGGGCGCGGCCGCCGCTGCGGCCCCGGTCGAGGAGAAGACCGAGTTCAACGTCATTCTGGCCGCCGCCGGCGACAAGAAGATCGAGGTCATCAAGGAGGTCCGCGCGATCACCGGCCTCGGCCTCAAGGAGGCCAAGGATCTGGTCGAGGGCGCTCCCAAGCCGGTCAAGGAAGGCGCTTCCAAGGACGAGGCCGAGAAGATCAAGGCCGCCCTCGAGAAGGTCGGCGCCAAGGTCGAGCTCAAGTAA
- the secE gene encoding preprotein translocase subunit SecE, translated as MANPFQFLQEVRSEASKVVWPTRRETLITSGLVVLMVLAASIFFVVVDQGLRLAVGMLLRIGQ; from the coding sequence ATGGCCAATCCGTTTCAGTTCCTGCAAGAAGTGCGCTCGGAAGCGAGCAAGGTCGTGTGGCCGACCCGCCGCGAGACCCTCATCACCTCCGGCCTGGTGGTCCTCATGGTGCTGGCCGCGAGCATTTTCTTCGTCGTCGTCGATCAGGGGCTGCGACTCGCCGTGGGCATGCTGCTGCGGATCGGCCAGTAA
- the rplJ gene encoding 50S ribosomal protein L10: protein MDRAEKKQAVAALNEVFAKTPVVVVAHYSGLTVAQMQKLRKQARESGASVQVAKNRLAKIALDGTSVASIGPLLKGPTLIAYSDDPVAAPKVAAAFAKDHDKFVILGGALGAQALDPDGVKSLATLPSLDELRAKLVGLIQAPATKLAQLTTAPASKLARVVQAYADKDANAA from the coding sequence GTGGACAGAGCGGAGAAAAAGCAAGCCGTCGCGGCGCTGAACGAGGTCTTTGCGAAGACCCCGGTCGTCGTCGTGGCGCATTACTCCGGCCTGACCGTCGCCCAGATGCAGAAGCTGCGCAAGCAGGCTCGTGAATCTGGCGCTTCCGTGCAGGTCGCCAAGAACCGCCTCGCCAAAATCGCTCTCGACGGCACGAGCGTCGCCTCTATCGGCCCCCTTCTCAAGGGGCCGACCCTGATCGCCTATTCGGACGATCCGGTGGCGGCGCCCAAGGTGGCCGCAGCCTTCGCCAAGGATCACGACAAATTCGTCATCCTCGGCGGCGCGCTCGGCGCCCAAGCCCTCGACCCCGACGGTGTGAAGTCGCTCGCGACTCTCCCGTCGCTCGACGAACTGCGCGCAAAGCTCGTGGGCCTCATCCAGGCTCCCGCGACCAAGCTGGCGCAGCTCACGACCGCTCCGGCCTCGAAGCTGGCGCGCGTGGTCCAGGCCTATGCCGACAAAGACGCGAACGCGGCCTGA
- a CDS encoding type II toxin-antitoxin system HicA family toxin, with protein MPEGSPWVRARGSVVNSAPRRIRGPCVYLHKEGEDYLLGRAGRSNKRKDIEARLHADGWRISRKGPGDHVQYTHPVRPGRVTIDAGAKEFPTGTLRSIYKQAGWPW; from the coding sequence ATGCCGGAAGGGTCGCCCTGGGTGAGGGCTAGGGGAAGCGTGGTCAATTCAGCGCCTCGACGAATTCGTGGCCCTTGTGTATATTTACACAAAGAGGGCGAGGATTATCTTTTGGGCCGCGCCGGACGCAGCAACAAGCGAAAAGACATTGAGGCGCGCTTGCACGCTGACGGCTGGCGCATCTCTCGTAAGGGTCCCGGCGATCATGTTCAATACACGCATCCAGTCCGGCCGGGCCGAGTGACCATAGACGCCGGCGCGAAGGAGTTCCCGACGGGAACATTGCGGTCGATTTACAAGCAGGCGGGCTGGCCCTGGTGA
- the rplK gene encoding 50S ribosomal protein L11, whose translation MAKKIAGYIKLQVPAGAANPSPPIGPALGQRGLNIMEFCKAFNAKTAQMEKGTPIPVIITAFQDRSFTFELKQPPVSYFLKQAAGVKSGSKTTGRGFVGQVTRAQIREIAAKKLQDLNTTSIESAASMIEGSARSIGLEVVG comes from the coding sequence ATGGCGAAGAAAATCGCCGGCTACATCAAGCTGCAAGTGCCGGCGGGCGCGGCCAATCCGTCGCCGCCGATCGGTCCCGCGCTCGGTCAGCGCGGCCTCAACATCATGGAATTCTGCAAGGCCTTCAACGCCAAGACGGCGCAGATGGAGAAGGGGACGCCCATCCCCGTCATCATCACGGCCTTTCAGGATCGCTCCTTCACCTTCGAGCTGAAGCAGCCGCCGGTCTCCTACTTCCTGAAGCAGGCGGCGGGCGTCAAATCGGGCTCGAAGACGACCGGACGCGGTTTCGTCGGCCAGGTCACACGGGCGCAGATTCGCGAGATCGCCGCGAAGAAGCTGCAAGACCTCAACACGACGTCGATCGAGTCGGCCGCGTCGATGATCGAGGGCTCCGCCCGTTCCATCGGCCTCGAAGTGGTGGGGTGA
- the nusG gene encoding transcription termination/antitermination protein NusG: protein MSMRWYIVHAYSNFEKKVADSIREGAAQRNLSDQFEEILVPTEQVIEVRRGRKVSSERKFFPGYVLVKCDLSDQVFSLIKNTPKVTGFLGADNKPMPISEAEAMRIKGQVADGVERPKPSISFEIGETVRVADGPFASFNGVVEEVDDARSRLKVAVSIFGRPTPVELEFAQVEKV, encoded by the coding sequence GTGAGCATGCGCTGGTATATCGTCCACGCCTATTCGAACTTCGAGAAGAAGGTCGCCGACTCCATTCGCGAGGGCGCCGCGCAGCGCAATCTCTCCGATCAGTTCGAGGAGATTCTCGTGCCGACCGAGCAGGTCATAGAGGTGCGCCGCGGCCGCAAGGTCAGCTCGGAGCGCAAATTCTTCCCCGGCTATGTGCTGGTGAAATGCGACCTCTCCGATCAGGTGTTCTCGCTCATCAAGAACACGCCGAAAGTGACCGGCTTCCTCGGCGCAGACAATAAGCCGATGCCGATCAGCGAGGCGGAGGCGATGCGCATCAAGGGCCAGGTGGCCGATGGCGTCGAGCGCCCGAAGCCCTCCATCTCCTTCGAGATCGGCGAGACGGTCCGCGTGGCCGACGGCCCCTTCGCCTCCTTCAACGGCGTGGTGGAAGAGGTCGACGACGCCCGCTCGCGACTCAAGGTGGCGGTGTCCATCTTCGGCCGGCCGACGCCTGTGGAGCTGGAATTCGCGCAGGTGGAGAAGGTTTGA
- a CDS encoding cytochrome b/b6 domain-containing protein gives MTVIDRPPNTEAAEAQSKEERLVWDLPVRLFHWSLVVSFVGAYVTNRLGVAWFDWHVRFGYAVLTLVAFRVLWGLFGAKHARFASFLRHPREAWLYARGLLRGGAPLYAGHNPLGALMVVGLLLGLLAQAGMGLFANDEIFNVGPFAGAVSKETSLLLTSLHRKGFYVLAAAVFIHVAAVIAYVLVKRENLVRAMVTGYKRAETVHPKDEIASSRLPLAAALLLVVAIALTALTSIAPVASAGGDGF, from the coding sequence ATGACGGTGATCGACAGGCCGCCCAACACAGAGGCGGCGGAGGCGCAATCGAAAGAAGAGCGTCTTGTGTGGGATTTGCCGGTGCGGCTGTTCCACTGGTCGCTCGTCGTCTCTTTCGTCGGGGCCTATGTGACCAACAGGCTCGGCGTCGCCTGGTTCGATTGGCATGTCCGCTTCGGCTACGCCGTCCTTACGCTCGTTGCGTTTCGCGTGCTCTGGGGCCTCTTCGGCGCCAAGCACGCGCGCTTCGCCAGCTTCCTGCGGCATCCGCGGGAGGCATGGCTGTATGCGCGAGGCCTGCTGCGCGGCGGGGCGCCGCTCTACGCCGGGCATAATCCGCTCGGCGCGCTGATGGTCGTCGGTCTGCTGCTCGGCCTATTGGCGCAAGCGGGCATGGGCCTTTTCGCCAATGACGAGATTTTCAATGTCGGCCCCTTCGCCGGCGCGGTGAGCAAGGAGACGAGCCTGCTGCTCACCTCGCTGCACAGGAAGGGATTCTATGTGCTGGCGGCGGCCGTCTTCATTCATGTCGCGGCGGTGATCGCCTATGTGCTGGTGAAGCGCGAGAATCTCGTGCGCGCAATGGTCACGGGCTATAAGCGCGCCGAAACCGTGCATCCGAAGGACGAGATCGCCAGCTCCCGCCTGCCGCTGGCGGCGGCGCTGCTGCTCGTCGTCGCCATTGCTCTCACCGCGCTGACCTCGATCGCGCCTGTGGCCAGCGCCGGGGGCGATGGGTTTTGA
- a CDS encoding PAS domain-containing protein, with amino-acid sequence MRHPANRILYEYWRGFKGERAAPDCHEMDLAKAFVTLSDAFVIETELSYFVPAGLCGARVGAFWPPERRSRSFLGIWSESGREDVKTILRIVTDDTTPVIAGAKGFLVGGIEIVDFELLLLPIRYFGKTHARVLGSLAPGERPLWLGRTPVEALHIVSLRVLGEETALVLPLAPGTPTRDLQRRPRFTVYEGGADGSTREDDPSRR; translated from the coding sequence ATGAGACATCCAGCCAACAGAATTTTGTACGAGTATTGGAGGGGCTTCAAAGGCGAGCGCGCGGCCCCGGACTGCCATGAGATGGATTTGGCGAAAGCCTTCGTCACTCTTTCGGACGCCTTCGTCATTGAGACGGAGCTGAGCTATTTCGTTCCGGCCGGGCTCTGCGGCGCACGCGTCGGCGCCTTTTGGCCGCCCGAGCGGAGGAGCCGTTCTTTTCTCGGAATATGGAGCGAGTCCGGGCGCGAGGATGTGAAAACGATCCTGCGCATCGTCACGGACGACACGACCCCTGTCATCGCCGGAGCCAAGGGGTTTCTGGTCGGAGGGATCGAAATCGTCGATTTCGAGCTCTTGCTCCTGCCGATCCGCTATTTCGGAAAAACACATGCGCGCGTTCTCGGCTCCCTCGCGCCCGGCGAGCGGCCGCTATGGCTCGGGCGCACGCCGGTCGAGGCGCTGCATATCGTATCGCTGCGTGTGCTCGGCGAGGAAACGGCGCTGGTTTTGCCTCTCGCGCCCGGAACGCCGACGCGCGATCTGCAGAGACGGCCGCGCTTCACCGTCTATGAAGGGGGCGCGGACGGCTCGACGCGAGAGGATGATCCCTCGCGTCGATAA
- a CDS encoding M48 family metalloprotease: MDRKSGKRRTLLTGLLIFALCAPARAEEDGPRVSIIRDAEIEQLLRDYTAPVLKAAGIHSEAAKIILVGDRSFNAFVADGQKIFVNTGALMEAKTPNEIIGVLAHETGHIAGGHLARGRQELAKATILSVAGMLASAGAMVAARGAFNRRDGQVGMDSAGAVGILLGPQEAVKRSLLAYQRGEEQAADRMAVRFLTATHQSAKGMLEVFNRFASESLFKTTAIDPYLQSHPLPNERISNLDQAAKQSPYFDVPDSPALQARHDLMRAKLVGFMGNSGEAARRYPISDLSLPARYARVTADNRFGRLEEALRGADALVAADPKNPYFWELKGQILLEAGRANQAIAPLRKAAAIAGPAATPIRVLLGHALVSADDPKLLNEAVSVLANATQRDEDSADAWEFLSMAYFRKGENAKAQLAAAEGLFVAGKYVEARTQATRAQAQFKEGTQGWLKADDILTYRPPGSE; the protein is encoded by the coding sequence ATGGATCGTAAAAGCGGCAAGCGGCGGACGCTTCTCACCGGTCTCCTGATCTTCGCGCTCTGCGCGCCAGCGCGCGCGGAGGAAGACGGCCCGCGCGTGTCGATCATCCGCGACGCGGAGATCGAGCAATTATTGCGGGACTACACCGCCCCCGTGCTGAAGGCGGCGGGGATTCACAGCGAGGCGGCCAAGATCATTCTGGTCGGCGACCGCTCCTTCAACGCCTTCGTCGCCGACGGGCAGAAGATCTTCGTCAACACCGGCGCGCTGATGGAGGCGAAGACGCCCAATGAGATCATCGGCGTCCTCGCCCATGAGACCGGCCATATCGCCGGCGGCCATTTGGCGCGCGGGCGGCAGGAGCTCGCCAAGGCGACCATCCTCTCCGTCGCCGGAATGTTGGCGAGCGCCGGCGCCATGGTCGCCGCGCGCGGCGCCTTCAACCGTCGCGACGGGCAGGTGGGCATGGATTCCGCCGGCGCCGTCGGAATATTGCTCGGCCCGCAAGAGGCGGTGAAGCGCTCGCTGCTCGCCTATCAGCGTGGCGAGGAGCAGGCCGCCGATCGCATGGCGGTGCGCTTCCTCACGGCGACGCATCAATCCGCCAAGGGCATGCTGGAAGTGTTCAACCGCTTCGCCAGCGAATCCTTGTTCAAGACGACGGCGATCGACCCGTATCTGCAATCGCATCCGCTGCCGAACGAGCGCATCTCTAATCTCGATCAGGCCGCGAAGCAGTCGCCCTATTTCGATGTCCCGGATTCGCCGGCGCTGCAGGCGCGTCACGATCTGATGCGCGCCAAGCTCGTCGGCTTCATGGGCAATTCCGGCGAGGCGGCGCGGCGCTATCCGATCTCCGATCTTTCGCTGCCGGCGCGCTACGCCCGCGTCACCGCCGATAATCGTTTCGGCCGGCTGGAGGAGGCGCTGCGCGGCGCCGACGCGCTCGTCGCGGCCGATCCGAAGAACCCTTACTTCTGGGAGCTGAAAGGGCAGATTTTGCTGGAGGCCGGCCGCGCCAATCAGGCCATCGCGCCTTTGCGCAAGGCGGCGGCCATCGCCGGGCCGGCGGCGACGCCGATCCGCGTGCTGCTCGGCCATGCGCTGGTCTCGGCCGACGATCCCAAGCTGCTGAACGAGGCGGTGAGCGTGCTCGCCAACGCCACACAGCGCGACGAGGACAGCGCCGACGCCTGGGAGTTTCTGTCCATGGCCTATTTCCGCAAGGGCGAGAACGCCAAGGCGCAGCTCGCGGCGGCCGAGGGTCTCTTCGTCGCCGGCAAATATGTCGAGGCGCGCACCCAGGCGACGCGCGCCCAGGCGCAGTTCAAGGAAGGCACGCAAGGCTGGCTGAAGGCGGATGATATATTGACCTATCGCCCGCCGGGAAGCGAGTGA
- a CDS encoding invasion associated locus B family protein — protein sequence MARPIASALVLLLQISVAHALDRPSAPARAAAPAKAPAASPTGEAPRVFGDWQLRCLAAGGAQTSHRSCEILQSVLVKDKSATIAEIAFGKPDGAQGLSMTIVVPVDVAFHAAPRVTVSDADPQPLDLVWRRCAASGCFASVSLAEPILARWRAHDGMGRIAFKSAAGQDAALPVSFRGLAPALDALAREH from the coding sequence ATGGCTCGTCCAATCGCATCGGCTCTCGTCCTGCTTCTGCAGATTTCCGTCGCTCATGCGCTGGACCGGCCGAGCGCGCCTGCGCGTGCGGCGGCGCCGGCAAAGGCGCCCGCCGCTTCTCCCACAGGAGAGGCGCCGCGCGTGTTCGGCGATTGGCAGCTGCGTTGCCTGGCGGCCGGAGGCGCGCAGACGTCGCATCGCAGCTGCGAGATTTTGCAATCCGTCCTCGTCAAGGACAAGAGCGCGACGATCGCGGAGATCGCCTTCGGCAAGCCGGATGGCGCGCAAGGGCTTTCCATGACGATCGTCGTGCCGGTCGATGTCGCCTTTCACGCGGCGCCGCGCGTGACGGTGAGCGACGCCGATCCGCAGCCGCTCGATCTCGTCTGGCGGCGCTGCGCCGCGTCGGGATGCTTCGCCAGCGTTTCTCTCGCCGAGCCGATTCTCGCCCGCTGGCGCGCTCACGACGGCATGGGACGCATCGCCTTCAAGAGCGCGGCCGGGCAGGATGCGGCGCTGCCCGTCTCGTTTCGCGGCCTCGCGCCGGCGCTGGATGCGCTGGCGCGGGAGCATTGA
- a CDS encoding cytochrome c, with protein sequence MSLYSKRSLALLGGALIAGCVALNSASAQAPGPTPAKIAVENRKAEFVLIGNFFRWFGAVARGNAPYDEAEAKKRSERIAYIAGLLDESFPDVSNVGEPDSKAKAEIWKEKAEFDKKLAKFKEDARVFADAIGKEKGATEAFKTAVANLGQDCKGCHDSYKAK encoded by the coding sequence ATGAGTCTGTATTCGAAGCGCTCGCTCGCTCTCCTCGGCGGCGCGCTCATCGCCGGTTGCGTCGCGCTGAATTCCGCCTCCGCGCAGGCGCCCGGCCCGACGCCGGCGAAAATCGCGGTGGAGAATCGCAAGGCGGAATTCGTGCTGATCGGCAATTTCTTCCGCTGGTTCGGCGCCGTCGCCAGAGGCAACGCCCCCTATGACGAGGCGGAGGCCAAGAAGCGCTCCGAGCGCATCGCCTATATCGCCGGCCTGCTCGACGAATCCTTCCCCGATGTCTCCAATGTCGGCGAGCCGGACAGCAAGGCGAAAGCCGAAATCTGGAAAGAGAAGGCGGAATTCGACAAGAAGCTCGCCAAGTTCAAGGAGGACGCCCGCGTCTTCGCCGATGCGATCGGCAAGGAGAAGGGCGCGACGGAAGCCTTCAAGACCGCGGTCGCCAATCTCGGCCAGGATTGCAAGGGCTGCCACGACTCCTACAAGGCGAAGTAG